CGGCCTATGCACCAGCTGACAAGAAAAAAAAGTGGATGTCGGGCGAGGAGTACTAGACAGCCTTCAAGTAGCTGAAGGAGTACAAGTCCTGGCGCCGTGCTGTCACAAGTACAGGATAGGACCAAGAGAGTCATCACTTTCTTAAGCAAGACTCTGGCACTTACACCCATCAAGGCACCTGCCGAGGGATTAGCTCAACTGCTAGAAGGTCCTACCGCCAATGAGCCCTCAATTCTCAGCAGGAAGAGAAAGCCCCTAGCTATGAGATTATAGCCGCCCTAGCAAGAGATGGCTTTTAGGACAGCCAACTTGATATGGCCTCAGGGCTCACTGTAGAAGACCGGGCATTTGCGGAGACTGAGGTCAGACGCTTAGAGTATGGTGCGTGATAGCACAAGCTCTGGTTTCAGTTGTTCTCTTCTCCTGAAGCTGAGTAGACAGCCCCCAAAGGTCTTCACTGGTGGAGAGTATGGCGAAAGATGCTCAAGGTCTGGGCCGGCTGCCGAGCCAATATCGAGGTGGCCGACATCACAACCGGGCCGAGATTCGGTCAGCAGAAGACGAGGCCATCAGCCAGACTTCTCGTCGGTTGCAGGTAGGCTGCTGAGGCAGACGTGCTAGCGATGAGGCGGAGCCAATTAAGACGAAATGATATAAAAAGTGTGCCTGAAGTGATGAGCAAGGATCTCTGGCAGCCCCTTGCATGCTGTTCATTGTACACACACACTTTGAATTGCCTGTATTCTTATATACATTGCGAAAAATACAGAATATGTCTGTATGTTTCTTATTGGAGCAGTAAATGGAACATGGCAGTTACCTTAGCAGTTAGCAGTTAGCAGTTGAGCTGTGCACAAGCGTTTCTGAGAGCTCCTGAGGATTAAGCATTTGCCAGCAAAGAgcttatatttctatatacgCAACACACAATACACATACTCGACCGCTGATATATACCCTATCAAGGCGTTTACAGAATACAGTATTTACCAACTACAAAACACAAGAGAAAGAATTCAAGCACAGGACTGCAATAGGGGGGCGTAATTGGTGTTAACTGTGAAACCCCCCTGAAATTGATAAGTCTTCCATTACATTTCTGATCAATATGGGACCAAAACGTGGAGAATCTGCTTCACACTCTGGAGACCAAATCACTCTTGCTTCTATTGATCTAAAACTAACTCAGCTGATATCAGATGTCGCCAAAATACACAAACGTTTGGACTTAATTGAGAACAAGCAAGCAGAATATGAATTGTCGCTAGAAAATTTTCAAGAAGAGATCAACGATGTCAAATCTAAAGTTAGTGAACTcgaatcagctaaaacaaaaatGCAACAATCAACTACACATAATAATTTGCTAATGTGTGAAGCTAATGAACATCTCAACAGAGCTAAAGCCATAGAGCTAAACGGAATTCCATTTAAAAGTGGCGAGAACTTAATGGAaggtttttcaaaacttttgaaGGTAGCAAAACTTGATGACATCAACCCTACACGAGATATTGACAATATTTATAGGATTAGACAGACTCCCAGAATTCTTGTTAAATTCATCCAGACAAATAAACgagacaatttttttcaattatacagaaaaaatattattgatactTCACTCTTAGGATTTCAAGAGAAAAACAGAATCTACATCAACAAAGTTTTAAGTAGAGAACAAAACGAACTATTCTGGAAAGCtcgaaaatttaaaacaaacaaaaacttccGGTTTATTTGGACTTTCAATCAAAGAATTTACCTACGTAAAACTCCTGAATCAGATGCTGTTCAGATAAGAACCCAAAGTGACTTGGATGATTTGGAAGCTTCGCAGTAATcatgatttgtttttattactggtgcttatatgtatttatggcaGAGTTTTGTgtagactgtgtaccacaatctGTATTTTCTTTCAACCAGCTTCAGTTACTCACTAATAGTTTTCATGTCTTGAACTTTAATTGTCAGAGTTTGAAGAATAAATTTACCGACTTtgaatattttctttcaacaattAACACTAGTTTTGATGTGATATGTGTTACTGAAACTTGGTTCTACGAGAATGAAGCTTCAAATTTTACATTGCAGAATTACTTTTTCTCAGGTACACAGCGACACTCCAGGGGCGGTGGTGCTGCGGCTTATGTGCGGTGTGGCATGGCCGTTGAGACAGTGGATATCACAATGAGAGGGGCAGATGTACATGCTTTTAGACTAGTTGGTGGCGCTTCAGTTCATTCCCTTAcggtaattataatttatcgTAGGCCTAGTTCCGACCTTGATTTATTTCTAAATGACATTGACCAGTTTCTTGCAACTACCTCAGAGTCTAAGTACCTCATTTTAGGTGATATCAATATTGATTATCTAGATAAAAAAGCAagtgaaaactataaaaacataatttcctTATATAATTTTGAAAACACTATTACAATTCCAACAAGACTATCAAAGCAAAAGCATTCCTGTTTAGATCATATTTTAACAAACACAATGGAAAAGAACATATTTTCAGGAACTATTAAATGTGATTTAAGTGATCATCTACCTACTTTTTACATACACGTAAGTACAAAAAACTCTAATTTTAACGATCAAATCAGTAACCTTTCAaccacaaataaacaatatattcattACGATAGATTAGcacaatatataacaaatacaaattgggataatatttttatttctgaatttctcaACACAAATTACACcctttttattaaaacacttcAAAATCTGATAGCAAAATGCACTCTTGAGAGGTCTGGGTCCTTCGGGAACAAGAGATTCAAATATACCAAACCTTGGCTGACCAATGCTTtgctgaataaaattaaaaagaaatacaatatttaccGCCAGTTATCTAAGTCTCCTcttaatacaaaattaaaacttaaatACAACAAATTCAAGAATCAACTGTCCACCGAATTAAAGAATGCAAAATTTTCTTATTTCAAGGACAGTTTTAACAATTGCTCCAATGCTTCATAAACTTGGAAAGTAATTAACACACAAATATTGAACAAATCAACATCAAAAATTTGCAGAGTGCCAACCCAACTTGAAGCTATTTCCAACGCTTCCAATTTAATATGTTCAGATATAGAAATAGCTAATGaactaaatacatattttactaacgTTGGACCCTCACTAGCAAAAAAGCTTCCAACTGAAATTTTGAGCTACAGACTACCCGATTACAGTCCAAGCTTTGAATTACATCCAGTTACCAGCCAAAAGATTATAGACACAATAAATTCTTTAAGCGAAAAGAAAGCTGCTGGCTTAGATGGTATTACAAGCAAAGTTATTAAACGCAATGCTAATTTTTTAAGCTGTATACTCTCCCGCATCataaacaaaagcataactaCACAAATTATTCCAGATGGTATGAAAATTGCAAGAATTAACCCTCTGTATAAAAAaggaaacataaataaatgtgaaaattatAGGCCTATCTCAGTTCTTCCGATATTTAGCAAAATCAcagaaaaacttataaatttccaaatcaTGGACTATCTTGAAGGCAATAACATTCTAGACTCtaatcaatttggttttagaaaaggtattGGAACAAGAGATGCAATTATTTcttttacaaacaaaacattcCAAGCTTTTAACAAGGGAAATTGTGTTCTTGGTATATTTATAGAGTTCAGCAAAGCATTTGATACCATTGAccatgatatattgttattaaaattgaagTCTATTGGTTTCAAATCAACAGCTATTAAATGGatagaaaactacttaaaagaTCGGAGtcaaagaacaaaaataaatactacccTTTCAGCACCACAAACTATAAAATGTGGTGTTCCTCAAGGATCTGTATTGGGTTCAACTTTGTtcctaatatatattaatgacttAGCATGTCAATTAAAAGTACTTTCACCAATATTGTATGCAGATGATACTAATCTTTTTTTTGAATCCAAAGACCTTCACAAGCAAATGCATTCGATAAATGAAGACCTAAAAATCCTTCAGAGTTGGTGCaaccaaaataaactaacaattaatttcaacaaaacttgctacattttattaaaaaaacccACAGAACTCGTACCACTTTAATGAACAATCCCTACTAATTAATGGTCATGCAATAAATAAATCTggcaatataaaatttttgggagtacttattgaccctcagctgaattggagcaatcATATATCCAAACTGTTAAAATACTTTAGACCTTATGCTGGGTTGTTTTTTCGATTGTCTCAGTACCTCTCTAAGGATGTTTTGCTAATTCTGTACAATTCCTTCATCAATTCCAAACTCTCGTATTGTGTTGAGGCATGGGAAAATGCTCCAGACtgctacttaaacaaaattaaagtttttcaaaaccgtTTACTCAGAATAATTAACAAGAAAGCTTATGACTTTTCAGCTAATCCGCTATTCAacctaaatagaattttaactattaaaaagttatacaaatacaaagtactgataaaagcacacaacacattttacgaaacaaacaataacaggacgataacacatttaactactcgtcaaacacacataaaccaaaaaataccattgtttaaatcaaaagctggtcaatgttgtttggattatcaagagtcattgctatggaatctactaccggttacactacgtaaaattgtaaatgctaattctttcaaaaatgaactgaagcgctacctcagacaaccagacgactaaaccaactagacatacttctgctgactctactttcaggttccgcgccttgattagccttgctattgcgcacagggacctcatcatcaccttccctggagtgacatttttttctatttctcttgtctttttatactgttagaaacactcttcatgttattttttgtggtcatattatagatgaaaataaacaaacaaacaaacaaacaaaacctTTATAACAGTTGATTGGTTAATTGAAATCACCCCTGATTGATGCCTAACACTGACTGCTAAATACCTTTGTGTTTGTTCACCATTTTAAATTCCATGACCTTCACACTAGCTGGTATAACTGATACAGCTATCTAATCAGTTAGCTAGTTCTAAATAGTGTAACTAGGCGTCAAGCAGTATGTTTGGTATGGTATGCTCATAAACAgagaattttataaaatgactgTGAAAGTGAAATCTGTCTATAAAAATGCGATATCCAAAGATCACTCCTACAAGACATTATGCATACAAGAGGTTACAATAAAAGTGAAATCTGCCTATAAAATTGCTACAAAAAAACTTACTAAAACGTTCTTTCTGGTTTCATATTAAATTCTTCTATTA
Above is a window of Watersipora subatra chromosome 3, tzWatSuba1.1, whole genome shotgun sequence DNA encoding:
- the LOC137390322 gene encoding uncharacterized protein, whose translation is MGPKRGESASHSGDQITLASIDLKLTQLISDVAKIHKRLDLIENKQAEYELSLENFQEEINDVKSKVSELESAKTKMQQSTTHNNLLMCEANEHLNRAKAIELNGIPFKSGENLMEGFSKLLKVAKLDDINPTRDIDNIYRIRQTPRILVKFIQTNKRDNFFQLYRKNIIDTSLLGFQEKNRIYINKVLSREQNELFWKARKFKTNKNFRFIWTFNQRIYLRKTPESDAVQIRTQSDLDDLEASQ